A genomic stretch from Aerococcaceae bacterium zg-1292 includes:
- a CDS encoding BMP family ABC transporter substrate-binding protein — protein sequence MKSVLRIFIVFLVVSSAFCNISNNSLVQAKDYKVAMITSEGGLGDRSFNDSGNAGLERAKKELGIDFKVVEPSDVSEGETYLRQLADAGMDLIITMDLGHKDVLESIASEYPDTQFVIVNTIAEGDNISSIMFKEQEASFLVGALAALITTDKNVENTNSESKISFIGGIDSPGINIFLTGYTSGAHYINDKIEVLSSYSNSFADPAKGKEIALSQIAEGSDIVFQVAGATGEGIIQAAKEKSVFAIGVDSNQDDIAPGYVLTSVLKRVDNALYSLIESGVSGKEYQKVYELGLKEEGVQLTEMEHTKDMIPKEYLNKIEEIKEKIINGEIEVEDTRK from the coding sequence ATGAAGTCGGTGCTAAGAATTTTTATTGTATTTTTGGTTGTTAGTTCAGCGTTTTGTAATATAAGTAATAACTCACTTGTACAAGCAAAGGACTATAAGGTTGCGATGATCACAAGCGAGGGAGGGTTAGGTGATAGAAGTTTTAATGATTCAGGAAACGCTGGTTTAGAAAGAGCGAAAAAAGAATTAGGTATTGATTTTAAAGTAGTGGAGCCGAGTGATGTTTCTGAAGGTGAAACATATCTTAGACAATTAGCTGATGCTGGAATGGATTTAATTATTACTATGGATTTAGGTCACAAAGATGTTTTAGAATCAATTGCTTCTGAGTATCCTGACACACAGTTTGTAATAGTAAATACCATTGCAGAGGGTGATAATATTTCTTCGATAATGTTCAAGGAACAAGAAGCGTCATTTCTAGTTGGAGCTTTAGCTGCTTTAATTACTACAGACAAAAATGTTGAAAATACTAATTCTGAATCAAAAATAAGTTTTATTGGAGGAATTGACTCGCCTGGTATCAATATTTTCTTAACTGGATATACATCAGGAGCTCATTATATTAATGATAAAATTGAAGTACTTTCTTCATATTCGAATTCATTCGCTGATCCAGCTAAAGGGAAGGAAATTGCACTTTCACAGATAGCTGAAGGTTCAGATATTGTATTCCAAGTTGCGGGTGCAACCGGCGAGGGAATTATTCAAGCAGCAAAAGAAAAAAGTGTATTTGCAATTGGTGTTGACTCTAATCAAGACGACATTGCACCTGGATATGTGTTGACGAGTGTATTGAAGAGAGTGGATAATGCTTTGTATAGTTTAATTGAAAGTGGAGTATCCGGAAAAGAGTATCAAAAGGTGTATGAATTAGGATTAAAAGAAGAGGGTGTTCAATTGACTGAAATGGAGCATACCAAAGATATGATTCCTAAGGAATATTTAAATAAAATTGAAGAGATTAAAGAAAAAATTATTAATGGTGAAATAGAAGTTGAAGACACACGAAAATAA
- a CDS encoding BtpA/SgcQ family protein yields MKKKLIGMIHLKALPSAPDNKLSLEEIFEYAKRDLEALENAGAFAAIVENYFDIPYSTSPDLETYISMCNIFTRLKEISTISLGLNIHSCNNDEEMIIASLCGAEFIRAESFVEARHSMGGILHPMAPVLLRKKKILQSNTKIYADVNVKETYSFSPQSLEDAILDSIKGKADAIIITGFETGKAPNINEIKKVKELVGTTPLVIGSGVNEKNIAELMKYADQVIVGSSIKQDNDITKEINETKVRQLVQMIS; encoded by the coding sequence ATGAAAAAAAAATTAATTGGTATGATTCATTTGAAGGCCTTACCTTCCGCACCTGATAATAAGTTATCTTTGGAAGAAATATTTGAATATGCAAAAAGAGATTTAGAAGCATTGGAAAACGCAGGAGCATTTGCTGCCATAGTAGAAAACTATTTTGATATTCCTTACTCTACCTCTCCGGATTTAGAAACTTATATATCAATGTGTAACATATTTACTCGCTTAAAAGAAATATCAACGATATCTTTAGGACTCAATATTCATTCTTGTAATAACGATGAAGAAATGATTATCGCAAGTCTATGCGGGGCTGAGTTTATTAGAGCTGAATCATTTGTTGAAGCACGACATTCAATGGGCGGTATATTACATCCTATGGCTCCAGTTTTATTAAGAAAGAAAAAAATATTACAAAGTAATACTAAAATTTATGCGGATGTTAATGTGAAGGAAACTTATTCTTTTAGTCCACAATCTCTGGAAGATGCTATTTTAGATTCGATAAAAGGGAAAGCAGATGCGATTATTATCACCGGATTTGAAACAGGAAAAGCACCAAATATTAATGAAATAAAAAAAGTTAAGGAATTAGTTGGAACGACGCCATTGGTTATAGGAAGTGGTGTAAATGAAAAGAATATAGCGGAATTAATGAAATACGCTGATCAAGTAATTGTTGGATCCTCAATAAAACAAGATAATGATATAACAAAAGAAATTAACGAAACAAAAGTCCGTCAACTAGTTCAGATGATTTCATAA
- a CDS encoding tryptophan synthase subunit alpha, whose amino-acid sequence MKLIAYLSNGYPNLEESFLRAKRYIENGIDIIEADIPAANPYLDNDFLKARIKIARQQTVNYEEYFDAILRIQNEYPNIEIIINIYEDTIIEMGVDNFIQNMKKINNRTVLLAGTLFPDVREKLVNAGFEPSSFVTREMKNEDIELAKNSNGFVYLEGFANPDKYNENYPTLKDCVFKVRSVIGKDRKIFVGIGVHTPEQFKEVYESGADGVFLGSIILKQEDNLNKQSQLIKKLKNISIGQ is encoded by the coding sequence ATGAAATTAATAGCGTATCTATCAAATGGTTATCCAAACTTAGAAGAGTCTTTTTTACGAGCTAAAAGATATATAGAAAATGGTATTGATATAATTGAAGCGGATATTCCTGCAGCAAATCCATATCTCGATAATGATTTTTTAAAAGCAAGAATAAAAATTGCAAGACAGCAAACCGTTAATTATGAGGAGTATTTTGATGCAATTCTTAGAATACAAAATGAGTATCCGAATATTGAAATAATTATAAACATTTATGAAGACACAATAATAGAAATGGGTGTTGATAATTTTATACAAAACATGAAAAAAATAAATAATAGAACGGTGTTATTAGCAGGAACATTATTTCCAGATGTAAGGGAAAAATTAGTTAATGCCGGATTTGAACCAAGTAGTTTTGTGACACGGGAGATGAAAAATGAAGATATTGAATTAGCTAAAAATTCAAATGGGTTCGTCTATTTAGAAGGTTTTGCTAATCCTGATAAATACAACGAAAACTATCCAACATTAAAAGACTGTGTGTTTAAAGTAAGAAGTGTTATTGGGAAGGATAGAAAAATATTTGTTGGAATTGGAGTGCATACACCTGAACAATTTAAAGAAGTTTATGAATCCGGTGCAGATGGTGTATTTTTAGGTAGTATTATATTAAAGCAAGAAGATAATCTCAATAAGCAAAGTCAACTAATTAAAAAATTAAAAAATATATCAATAGGGCAATAG
- a CDS encoding PTS glucose transporter subunit IIA: MTNSFIYDLYAVCDGKLIEITSVSDFTFSSKMMGNGFAFIPENGLISSPIDGEVIQVFPTKHVIGIKNNEIELLVHMGINTVNLKGEPFTSHVSVNERISHGQIITEIDLDKIEQEEEISSEVIVIFFDRINIKSLNIYYSESVRRGQKIGTIELYKGENNI, encoded by the coding sequence ATAGTTTCATATATGATCTTTATGCTGTTTGTGATGGGAAACTGATTGAAATAACATCAGTCAGTGATTTTACGTTTTCATCTAAAATGATGGGGAATGGTTTTGCATTCATTCCTGAAAATGGATTGATTAGTTCGCCGATTGATGGTGAAGTAATTCAGGTTTTTCCAACCAAACATGTAATTGGGATTAAAAATAATGAGATAGAGTTGCTAGTACATATGGGAATCAATACAGTGAATTTGAAAGGGGAACCATTCACTAGCCATGTATCAGTTAATGAAAGAATTAGTCATGGTCAAATAATAACAGAGATTGATTTAGATAAGATAGAACAAGAAGAAGAAATTAGTTCAGAAGTCATAGTGATATTCTTTGATCGTATAAATATTAAGTCATTAAATATTTATTATTCAGAGTCAGTTAGGAGAGGTCAAAAAATTGGTACTATAGAATTATACAAAGGAGAAAATAATATATGA